A region of the Gallaecimonas mangrovi genome:
TAGCGCGCTTGTACGGCCTGGCTGCGACCTTTGCCGGTCTGGTGAAACACATCCAGCGGCATGCCCGCCTTCGCAAAAGCTTCTGGCAGCACGTCGTTAAAAACTTGCGCCCCCAGGCTGCCACCAATAACCAACACCCGAAGCGGCCCTTGGTGACTTTCGCGCTTGATATGAAACAGCCGCTCACGAATGGGGTTGCCCACCACTGGCGCACCAGCAAAAGCACCGGGGAAGGCTTGCATCACTTGGCTTGCAAATTTGGCTAGGTAGCGATTGGTTACGCCGCTGACGGCATTTTGTTCATGCAGCACCAGCGGAATACCACGCAACTTGGCGGCAATACCGCCAGGGCCTGAGGCAAAACCGCCCATGCCCAGCACCACATCCGGCTTTAACTGGCCAAAGAGCCGCCAGGCATCCCAAATGGCTTTCGCCAATTTGAAGGGAGTAACCAATAAACGTTTGATGCCGTTGCCACGCACACCCTGGATATTGATGAAATGCAGCGGAATATCGTACTTAGGCACAATATCGGCTTCCATCCGGGTGGGGGTGCCGAGCCAATCAATCAACCAGCCTTCTTTTTGCAGGTGCTGCGCCACCGCCAGGGCCGGGAAGATGTGCCCGCCGGTGCCACCCGCCATGACCATTAATCGCTTCATGAACGGCCTCCGGTAGCATGCATGTCCGCCACGCGCCCTTCATGGTCG
Encoded here:
- the murG gene encoding undecaprenyldiphospho-muramoylpentapeptide beta-N-acetylglucosaminyltransferase; translated protein: MKRLMVMAGGTGGHIFPALAVAQHLQKEGWLIDWLGTPTRMEADIVPKYDIPLHFINIQGVRGNGIKRLLVTPFKLAKAIWDAWRLFGQLKPDVVLGMGGFASGPGGIAAKLRGIPLVLHEQNAVSGVTNRYLAKFASQVMQAFPGAFAGAPVVGNPIRERLFHIKRESHQGPLRVLVIGGSLGAQVFNDVLPEAFAKAGMPLDVFHQTGKGRSQAVQARYDQLGFNAQVADFVDDMASAYGWADVMVCRAGALTVSELAAVGLPSILVPLPIAVDDHQTQNARFLTEHHGAVLLPQPELNAQRVASLLKEWHDDPAQLLEMGKAAHRQAQPNATEAVASVCRQLAGVEKSDQV